A window from Thermoanaerobacterium sp. PSU-2 encodes these proteins:
- a CDS encoding lysophospholipid acyltransferase family protein: MILYYFIKVITLAIISLFFGLSVDLLGDLPDGPCIFVANHKSILDPIALMDAIDRRVFFIASKDLYKIPILNLILNALEAIPIKKNSADVNAIKEAIKMLDDGRSIALFPEGGISLDKSVIKIYKGAMYISCKTGYPIVPVGISGTDVVLPMGEYFPHAGRISVTIGKSIYPDVSMDKGDCLDKMAHEVVNSLNSLINNRNLK; the protein is encoded by the coding sequence ATGATTCTGTACTATTTTATTAAGGTCATTACTTTAGCGATTATATCCCTATTTTTTGGACTCAGCGTAGATTTGTTAGGCGATTTGCCGGATGGACCATGTATATTTGTGGCTAATCACAAAAGCATATTAGATCCGATAGCGCTTATGGACGCCATCGATAGAAGAGTTTTTTTCATAGCCAGCAAGGATTTGTATAAGATACCTATTTTGAATTTGATTTTAAACGCCTTAGAAGCAATTCCTATCAAAAAAAATTCTGCAGATGTAAACGCAATAAAGGAAGCCATCAAGATGCTTGATGATGGGAGATCTATCGCTTTGTTTCCAGAGGGGGGAATATCACTTGACAAAAGCGTAATAAAAATTTACAAAGGTGCCATGTATATCTCATGCAAAACAGGATACCCAATTGTGCCTGTAGGTATAAGCGGAACTGATGTTGTATTGCCTATGGGAGAGTACTTTCCACATGCAGGAAGGATTTCTGTAACGATAGGCAAAAGCATATACCCAGATGTATCGATGGATAAAGGCGATTGCTTGGATAAGATGGCTCATGAAGTGGTAAATTCATTAAATAGCCTTATAAATAATCGGAATTTAAAATAG
- a CDS encoding 2-oxoacid:acceptor oxidoreductase family protein, whose translation MNEKIIFAGFGGQGIMSMGLIMSYAGMMDGKNVSWLPSYGPEMRGGTANCHVTISDEPVGSPIINEATVVVAMNRPSLEKYEQDIVKGGLLLINSSLITIEHKRRDIEVYRIPTNDIANQLGNLKVANSIMIGALIGLKNMISEAAIKTAFGKVFEGKENLIPLNIKAYERGKEFIASQLVVR comes from the coding sequence GATTTGGCGGACAGGGCATTATGTCGATGGGGCTTATAATGTCATATGCAGGAATGATGGATGGGAAAAACGTATCGTGGCTGCCGTCGTATGGACCAGAGATGAGAGGAGGCACAGCCAACTGCCATGTTACCATATCTGATGAACCAGTAGGCTCACCAATAATAAATGAGGCAACTGTAGTTGTTGCTATGAATAGGCCTTCTTTAGAAAAGTATGAGCAAGATATTGTAAAAGGTGGATTGCTGCTTATAAATAGTTCGTTGATTACTATAGAACACAAAAGAAGGGATATTGAAGTATACAGAATTCCCACAAATGATATTGCAAATCAACTGGGAAATCTCAAAGTGGCTAATTCAATCATGATTGGGGCTTTGATTGGTTTAAAAAACATGATCAGTGAGGCTGCTATTAAAACTGCGTTTGGCAAGGTTTTTGAAGGCAAAGAAAATCTCATACCTCTAAATATAAAAGCATACGAAAGAGGCAAAGAATTTATAGCTTCTCAGCTTGTGGTAAGATAA